The genomic DNA ATGGTGAACAGGGTCAGTGCCTGACCGGCGTGCAGCGCGTCGCGCAGCCAGGTGTCGAACGCCACCAGGTTGAGGTTGACCGCGTTGAGCATCAGCTCGACGGACATCAGCACCAGCACGACGTTGCGCCGGGCGAGCACGCCGTAGACGCCGACGCTGAACAGCAGCGCGGCGAGGACGGCGGGGTAGGCGAGGTGCACGGTCAGCGCCCCTTCGACGCGGCGGGAGCCTTGGCGGAGCGGACGGCGGCGCGCAGCTGCCCGGCGCGGGGGCGCGGCAGCCGGCCCTTCCCGTTCCGGGAGAGCACGATCGCGCCGACCAGCGCGGCCAGCAGCAGGACGGACAGCGCCTCGAACGGCAGCACCCAGTACCGGAACAGGTACTCGCCGGTGGCCCTGGTCGAGCCGGCACCGGCCGACAGGTCGATCCACGAGCTGCGGAACGCGTCCACGACCAGGGTGACCAGGGTCGCGGCCGAGGCCAGGCCGACCGCCAGCGCGGCCCACCGGTTGCCCGAGTCGGCGTCCGGGGAACGTCCGATCGGCGCCCTGGTCAGCATCAGGCCGAACAGGACGAGGACGACCACCGAACCGAGGTAGATCAGCACCTGCACCCAGGCGATGAACTCCGCCGTCAGCAGCAGGAACTCGACGGCCAGGCCGCCCAGCGCCACCACCAGCCACAGCGCGGCGTGCACCAGCTGCTTGGTGGTCACCGAGACGACAGCGGCGCCGAGCACCGCGACACCGACCAGCAGGAAGACGACCTCCTGCCCGGTCGGCGACAGGAAGGACCGGGCGGCCGGCTCCAGCGAACCGGCGGCGGCCAGCAGCGCGCTCACTCCTGCTCACCTCCCGCGGCCGCGGCCTCGGCGGCCGCCGCCAGCTTCTCGGCCGCCTTGCGGGCCATGGCGATCTCCTTGGGCTCCTCGGCCCCCGGGTCGTGCGCGGGCGGCGCGGGCACCGTCCACATCCACTCGCGCAGCCGCTCCCGCTCGTGGGTGAGGTCGAGGATGTCGGTCTCCGCGTACTCGAACTCCGGCGACCAGAACAGCGCGTCGAACGGGCACACCTCGATGCAGATGCCGCAGTACATGCAGAGCGAGAAGTCGATCGCGAACCGGTCCAGCACGTTGCGGGTGCGGGCGCGGGCGTTCGGATCGGCGGCGGGCAGCGTCTCCTTGTGGGAGTCGATGTAGATGCACCAGTCCGGGCACTCGCGGGCGCACAGCATGCAGACCGTGCAGTTCTCCTCCAGCAGCGCGATCACCCCGCGGCTGCGCGGCGGCAGCACCGGCTGCACGTCCGGGTACTGCGCGGTGACGCTCCTGCGCGTCATCGTGCGCAGCGTGACGGCCAGGCCCTTGGCCAGACCGGAACCGGGAATGGGCATTAGGAGATCGCCACCTTGATGATGCCGGTCAGGGCCAGCTGGACCAGCGCGAGCGGGATCAGCACCGTCCACGCGAAGCGCATCAGCTGGTCCTCGCGCAGCCGGGGATAGGTGACCCGCAGCCAGATCACCACGAACGCCAGCGCGAACGTCTTGAGCAGGGTCCACAGCCAGCCGAGGCTGTCCGGGAACGGGCCGTGCCAGCCGCCGAGGAACAACACCGTGGTCAGGCCCGAGACCACCACGATGCCCGCGTACTCCGACAGCAGGAACAGCGCGAAGCGCAGACCGGTGTACTCGGTGTACGCGCCGAAGATGATCTCCGAGTCGGCGACCGGCATGTCGAACGGCGGGCGCTGCAGCTCGGCGAGGCCCGCCGTGAAGAACACGAACGCGCCGATCGCCTGCCACGGCAGCCACCACCAGTGGAACGCGTCCACGATGCCCGGCAGCGACACCGTCCCCGCCGCCATCGCCACCGACGCCGCGGCCAGCAGCATCGGCAGCTCGTACGACATCAGCTGCGCGGCCGTGCGCAGGCCGCCCAGGAGGGAGAACTTGTTCGCCGACGCCCAGCCCGCCATCAGCGAGCCCAGCACGCCGATGCCCATCACGGCCAGGACGAAGAAGATGCCCGCGTCGATCGCCTGACCGACGAACCCGCCCGGACCGACCGGGATCGCCAGCAGGACCAGGAGGTACGGGAGCAGCGCGACGGCCGGGGCGTACCGGAAGATCCGGCGGTCCGCGCCGGAGGGGACGATGTCCTCCTTCTGCGCGAACTTCACGCCGTCGGCGACCAGCTGCGCCCAGCCGTGGAAACCACCCGCGTACATCGGGCCGAGACGGCCCTGCATGTGCGCCATCACCTTGTGCTCGGTCTGACCGACCACCAGCGGCAGCACCAGGAACGCGACCAGCGTCGCGACGCAGCGCAGCAGCGTGTCGAGAAGATTCACGCGCCGTCTCCGTTCCGCGCACCGTCGTCGTCCACATCCGCACCCGGCTCCGCGTCGGCGGGAGCCTGCGGCTCGGCGCCCTCCCGCTCCCCGTCGGCGGGGGCTTCCGGCGCAGACGTCCCCGCGCCAGCGGGAGCCTGCGGCTCGGCAGCCTCGGACGCAGCGGCCTCCGGCTTCGCCGTCCCCGCGTCAGCGGGGGCCTGCGGCGCAGCCGAGGAAGCAGGCGCAGACGTCCCCGCGCCAGCGGGGGCCTGCGGCTCGGCCGCCTCCGGCGCAGCGGGTTCAGCAGTCTCCGGCCTCGCCGACTCCTCGCTGGCGGGGGCCTGCGGCACAGCGGGCTCAGCAACCTCCGGCTTCGCGCTCGGCGCAGCCGGGCTCGCAGCCGGAGGTTCGTGGGCGGGGACCGGGGTGTGCCAGGGGGCGTCGGTGGAGCGGGTGCGCGGGGTCGCGGGGCGCTCGGTGCCGGCGGGGGTCTGGCTGACGGAGCCGGCGTCGACGCTGCGGGTGCGGCGGGGCCGGTCGGCCCGTACCGCGGGGGCGTCGCCCGTGGCCGGGGTCTCCTCGGTCTGGCTGACGGAGCCGTCGCTGATGGAACGGGTGCGTCGCGGACGGTCGGCCCGCACCGCCGCCGCGCCTTCACCCGCGGCGGCGCCGGCGGCAGCCGCTCGCGGCGTCCGGGCGGCCCGCGCGGGCCGCTCCGCGATCGGCGGCAGGGTGCCCTTGAGCGGCCCCCACTCGTTGGGGTCGGGGACTCCGGCGGGCTGCATCTTGCGGCGGGCGGGCCCGTCGCCGTGGTCGGACTCGCCGGGTTCCTTCGCTCCGGGCCAGGCCTTGGCGACGCGTGCGGCGAGGACGAAGTCCTTGCGCAGCGGGTGGCCCTCGAAGCCGTCCGGCAGCAGCAGGGTGATCAGGTGCGGGTGTCCGGCGAAGTCGATGCCGAACATCTCGTTGGTCTCGCGCTCGTGCCACGCGGCCCCCGCGTACACGCCGGTCGCGGTGGGCAGCACGGCCTTGTCGCGCGGCACGCGGGTGCGGACCAGCAGGTGGCGGACGGTGCCGGGGACGCCGACGGACGCCAGGTGCGCCGAGACGGAGAACCCTTCCGCCAGCTCGTCGACGGCGCTCAGCCAGTCGAAGTAGGTGAGTCCCAGCCCGTCCCGGGCGGCGGTCAGCGCCTCGATCCAGTGCTCGGCGGGGACGTCGACGGTCAGCAGGTCGTACGCCTCGGCGGCGGTCGCCCACGCGCCGATCGCGGCGGCGGTCCGCTCGGCGGCGGTCGGCTCCGCGGGGGTCGGCTCGGCGGGGGTCGGCTCGGGGGTGGTCACTGGGCCGCCTCCCCGGGGCCGGTGACGAGCGGGCGGCGCAGCGCGGACGCGGGTGCGGCGTAGCGCTCGGGCAGCTGCTCGGCGGCGATCTTCTCCTGGAGCTTGAGGATGCCCTGGAGCAGGGCCTCGGGCCGGGGCGGGCAGCCGGGCACGTAGACGTCGACCGGGATGATCTGGTCGACGCCCTTGGTGACGGAGTAGGAGTCCCAGTAGGGGCCGCCGGAGTTGGAGCAGGCGCCGAAGGAGATGACGTACTTGGGCTCGGGCATCTGCTCGTAGAGGCGCTTGACGGCGGGCGCCATCTTGTCGGTGACGGTGCCCGAGACGATCATCAGGTCGGCCTGGCGGGGGCCGGGCGCGAACGGGATGACACCCATCCGGATGAAGTCGTGCTTGGCCATCGACGCGGCGATGAACTCGATCGCGCAGCAGGCGAGGCCGAAGTTGAAGCACCAGAGGCTGTAGCGGCGCCCCCAGTTGAGGACGACCTTGACCGGGTCCGGGGCGAGCCGGGCGAGCGGGCCGAGGCGGCGCTGCTCGACGGCGGCGCCGGGGTGCGCGGGGTCCGGCATGCCGAGCGGGATCGGCCCGCCCTGGTCGCCGTGCGCGTGGCTGTGGGTCACGTCCATTCCAGAACGCCCTTCTTCCAGGCGTAGAGCAGCCCGACCGCGAGGAAGCCGATGAAGACGAACATCTCCACCAGCGTCGTCGCCCCGTACCCCGCGGCGGCGAAGACCGTCGCCCAGGGGAAGAGGTAGATCGCGTCGACCGCGAAGATCACGTAGAGGAAGGCATAGACGTAGTAGCGGACCTGGGTGTGCGCCCAGCCCTCGCCGACCGGGTCGACGCCGCATTCGTACGCCAGCAGCTTCTCCGGCGAGTGGACGACCGGGCGCAGCAGGCGGTTGGCGGTGAACGCCAAGGCCACGAAGAGCACGCCGACGACGGCGAGCAGGCCCACCGCCGCGTACGCGTCGAAGTAGCCACTGCCCGCGGCAGGGTCGGCAGCGACCGGCTGCCACTTCATGCGCTCGCCTCTCTTCTTTGCACACCCATAACCATCGCTAGGGCGTGAGTCTAAGTGCACCGTCCGTCTACTCCTCCACCTGCCCGCTGTGCAAGACGGTCGGTGGACACCGCACCAGGTTGAGGGGTGGGGCTAGCACCAGGGTCAAGACGGAGCTCAGCACCATGGCGGCGCGGTACCGGCAACCGGGATGCTGATCACGGAAGAACGGATCGAGCCCGGAAGTGGGTGCAGGCAGGCCATGACGGAAGAAGCGAAGTCCCCGTCGCCGTACGGGGCGCCGATGTGGCGGCGGGTGCGGCACCAGTTGCTGAATCTGCCGGTCGGCATCGCCGGGTTCGTCTTCGCCGTCGTGCTGCTCTCGGTGGGTGTGGGCCTGGCGGTGACGGTGGTGGGTCTGCCGCTGCTGGCGGCCGGGCTGGTGGGCTGCCGCTGGTTCGGGCGCCTGGCGCGCGGCCGGGCCCGGGCGGACCTGGGCAGCGGGATACCCGAGCCGGGGCCGATGGTGGTGCCCCGCTCCGGGGTGGCGGGCTGGGTGATCGCGGCGCTGACGGATTCGCTGAACTGGCGCTCGGTGATCTACTGCGTGCTGCTGCTGCCGTGGGGGGTGCTCGGCTTCGCGCTGACGCTGGTGCTGCTGGTGGTGGGATGGCCGCTGCTGCCCTGGGCGATGCGGGCGCTGGCTCTGGTCGACCGGGTGCTGGTGGAGAGCCTGGTCAGTCCGAACGCGCTGGCCGAGCGGGTCCGCGAGCTGGAGGACGACCGGGGTGCGGTGGTCGACACCGCCGCCGCCGACCTGCGCCGGATCGAGCGCGACCTGCACGACGGCGCCCAGGCCCGGCTGGTCGCGCTGGCGATGGACCTCGGCCTGGCCAAGGAGCGGCTGACCGAGGAGGTGACACCCGAGAGCATGGCGTCCGCCGCGAAGATGGTCGACGCGGCGCACGGCGAGGTGAAGCTGGCCCTGCAGGAGCTGCGGGATCTGGCCCGGGGCATCCACCCCGCGGTGCTCACCGACCGGGGGCTGGACGCTGCGCTCTCCGCGGTGGCGGCCCGCTGCACCGTCCCGGGCGGGGTGAAGGTCCACGTCGAGCTCGGTCCGGACGGCGCCCGGCCGGATTCCGCGGTCGAGGGCATCGCCTACTTCACGGTCAGCGAGCTGCTCACCAATGTCTCCAAGCACTCCGGTGCCCGCTCGGCGACGGTGGACGTCTGGCGCCACGACGACCGGCTGATGCTGCTGGTGCAGGACGACGGCGCCGGCGGGGCGACCACCCGGCCGGGCGGCGGCCTGGCCGGGCTGGCCGAGCGGGTCGGCGCGGTGGACGGTGTCTTCCTGGTGGAGAGCCCGGCCGGCGGCCCGACCTCGGTGACCGTGGAGCTCCCCTGGCGCACCCGGGCCACCCGCGCCTGACCGATCCTGGCTGACCGACCCCTGCCGACCGGCTCAGGCCCCGGCCGCAGCGAGCCGGGCCCCGACGTGACCGGGCCCGGAGTGCCGCCGGCCCTTGCGCGGTGGCGGCGCTCCGGGCCCGGGGCCGGTGGAGCCGGTTGCGGCTACAGCGAGCCGAGCGTGATGTCGGCGGTCTTGGTCGCGCCGCTGCGCTGGTAGGTGACGGTGACCTTGTCGCCGGGTGTCAGGGAGGCCAGGGCGGTGGTCAGCGAGGCGAGCGTGGTGATCTGGGTGTCGCCCAGCTTGGTGATCACGTCGCCGGGCTGCAGGCCGGCCGAGGCGGCCGGGCCGCCCGCGGTGACCGAGACGAGCACGGCGCCGGCCGGCTGGTACTCGGCGTTGAAGTAGGTCCGGGCGGTGACCCCGAGGGCGGCCCGGCCGGAGTTGGTGACCTTGCCGTCCTTGATCAGCTGGTTGGCGATGTTGGTCACGGTGGCCGCCGGGATGGCGAAGCCGATGCCGGGGGCGGCACTGCCGTTGAGCTCCTGGTCGACGGCGGCCAGGGTGTTGATGCCGATCACCTGGCTGGCGAGGTTCGCGAGGGCGCCCCCGGAGTTGCCGGGGTTGATCGCGGCCGAGGTCTGCACCATGTTGCCGATGGTGGCGCCGGGCGAGCCCGCGGTCTGGGGCTCGCTGACGGTGCGTCCGGTGGCCGAGACGATGCCCTGGGTCACGCTGCTGGACAGGCCCAGCGGGCTGCCCATCGCCAGGGTGATCTGGCCGACCTCGACCTTGCTGCTGTCGCCGAAGACCGCCGGCCTGAGGCCGCTCGGCGGGCTGCTGAGCTTGATCACCGCGAGGTCGGACTCCGGGTAGCTGCCGACCAGCGTGGCCTCCAGCTCGGTGGTGGAGTTGGCCAGGGTCACGGTGAACTTCTGCGCCGTGCCGACGACGTGGGCGTTGGTGACGATGTCGCCCTTGTCGTCGAAGACGATCCCTGAGCCGAGGCTGTCGCCGGCGGTGATCTGCACCACCGAGGGCAGCACGTTGGCGATCACCCGCTGGTAGTCGTCCTGCAGCTGGTTGCTGCCGGACGACGCGGCGGAGGGGGCGCCGCTCGCGCCGGCCGAGGCCGTGGTGGCCGAGGCCGTGGTGGCGGAGGGCGACGAGGAGGACGAGGACGTCGAACTGCTGCAGCCGGTGACCAGCAGTCCGACCAGCGCCAGCGCCAGCGCGGCGACCGGGGCCGGCCACAGCTTGGGCCCGGTGGGGCGTGGGCCCGCCGGGAGCGGACGGGTCGGTTCCTTCTTCGGGCGCACCTGGACAACCTCCGGGATCTCAAATGACTTTGTCAGCATTTCACCTTTATGTCCGAATCAATCGGCAGGCGCGCCCGGCATTGCGCCGACGGGCATAGGATCCCGGCATGACCTGGCTGATCACCGGAGGAGCGGGCTACATCGGCGGCCACGTGGTGCGTTCGCTGACCGGAGCGGGTGTGCCGGTGGTGGTCCTGGACGACCTGAGCAGCGGCGGGCGGGACCGTCTGCCCGCCGGCGTGCCGCTCGAGGTCGGCTCCACCCTCGACCCGGCGGCCGTCGAGCGGGTGCTGAGCCGGTATCCGGTCCGCGGCGTGCTGCACATCGCCGCCAAGAAGCAGCCCGCCGAGTCGGTGGCCGAGCCGCTGCGCTACTACCGCGAGAACGTCGAGGGCATGCGGACCGTCCTGTCCGCGGCCGTGGCGGCCGGCGTGCGGCGGGTGCTGTTCTCCTCCTCCGCCGCCGTCTACGGCATGCCCCACGACGTCGAGCTGGTCACCGAGTCCACCCCGTGCGCGCCGCTCAATCCGTACGGCGAGACCAAGCTGGCCGGCGAGTGGCTGCTGGCCGCCTGCGCGCGGGCGTACGGGATCTCCGGGGTCTCGCTGCGGTACTTCAACGTGGCCGGGACGGCGACGGCCGGGCTGGCCGACCGCGGCGCGGCCAACCTGGTCCCGATGGTCTTCCAGCGGCTGACCGAGGGGCGGGCGCCGCTGGTGTTCGGCACCGACTACCCGACCCCGGACGGCAGCTGCGTCCGGGACTACATCCACGTCGCGGACGTGGCCTCGGCCCACCTGGCGGCCGTCCGGCACCTGGACGCCGATCCGGAGCCCGGCGCGCTGACCCTGAACGTCGGACGCGGCGAGGGGGTGTCGGTCCTGGAGATGCTGGACGTGATCGCCCGGGTGACGGGGCGCCGGTTCACCCCGGAGACC from Kitasatospora terrestris includes the following:
- the nuoK gene encoding NADH-quinone oxidoreductase subunit NuoK, whose amino-acid sequence is MHLAYPAVLAALLFSVGVYGVLARRNVVLVLMSVELMLNAVNLNLVAFDTWLRDALHAGQALTLFTITIAAAEIGLGLAIVLLVFRTRRTADVDRITALGDPSEAAEPSAETEEAQAVA
- a CDS encoding NADH-quinone oxidoreductase subunit J, which translates into the protein MSALLAAAGSLEPAARSFLSPTGQEVVFLLVGVAVLGAAVVSVTTKQLVHAALWLVVALGGLAVEFLLLTAEFIAWVQVLIYLGSVVVLVLFGLMLTRAPIGRSPDADSGNRWAALAVGLASAATLVTLVVDAFRSSWIDLSAGAGSTRATGEYLFRYWVLPFEALSVLLLAALVGAIVLSRNGKGRLPRPRAGQLRAAVRSAKAPAASKGR
- a CDS encoding NADH-quinone oxidoreductase subunit I — its product is MPIPGSGLAKGLAVTLRTMTRRSVTAQYPDVQPVLPPRSRGVIALLEENCTVCMLCARECPDWCIYIDSHKETLPAADPNARARTRNVLDRFAIDFSLCMYCGICIEVCPFDALFWSPEFEYAETDILDLTHERERLREWMWTVPAPPAHDPGAEEPKEIAMARKAAEKLAAAAEAAAAGGEQE
- the nuoH gene encoding NADH-quinone oxidoreductase subunit NuoH, which produces MNLLDTLLRCVATLVAFLVLPLVVGQTEHKVMAHMQGRLGPMYAGGFHGWAQLVADGVKFAQKEDIVPSGADRRIFRYAPAVALLPYLLVLLAIPVGPGGFVGQAIDAGIFFVLAVMGIGVLGSLMAGWASANKFSLLGGLRTAAQLMSYELPMLLAAASVAMAAGTVSLPGIVDAFHWWWLPWQAIGAFVFFTAGLAELQRPPFDMPVADSEIIFGAYTEYTGLRFALFLLSEYAGIVVVSGLTTVLFLGGWHGPFPDSLGWLWTLLKTFALAFVVIWLRVTYPRLREDQLMRFAWTVLIPLALVQLALTGIIKVAIS
- a CDS encoding NADH-quinone oxidoreductase subunit C, whose product is MTTPEPTPAEPTPAEPTAAERTAAAIGAWATAAEAYDLLTVDVPAEHWIEALTAARDGLGLTYFDWLSAVDELAEGFSVSAHLASVGVPGTVRHLLVRTRVPRDKAVLPTATGVYAGAAWHERETNEMFGIDFAGHPHLITLLLPDGFEGHPLRKDFVLAARVAKAWPGAKEPGESDHGDGPARRKMQPAGVPDPNEWGPLKGTLPPIAERPARAARTPRAAAAGAAAGEGAAAVRADRPRRTRSISDGSVSQTEETPATGDAPAVRADRPRRTRSVDAGSVSQTPAGTERPATPRTRSTDAPWHTPVPAHEPPAASPAAPSAKPEVAEPAVPQAPASEESARPETAEPAAPEAAEPQAPAGAGTSAPASSAAPQAPADAGTAKPEAAASEAAEPQAPAGAGTSAPEAPADGEREGAEPQAPADAEPGADVDDDGARNGDGA
- a CDS encoding NADH-quinone oxidoreductase subunit B, yielding MDVTHSHAHGDQGGPIPLGMPDPAHPGAAVEQRRLGPLARLAPDPVKVVLNWGRRYSLWCFNFGLACCAIEFIAASMAKHDFIRMGVIPFAPGPRQADLMIVSGTVTDKMAPAVKRLYEQMPEPKYVISFGACSNSGGPYWDSYSVTKGVDQIIPVDVYVPGCPPRPEALLQGILKLQEKIAAEQLPERYAAPASALRRPLVTGPGEAAQ
- a CDS encoding NADH-quinone oxidoreductase subunit A; the encoded protein is MKWQPVAADPAAGSGYFDAYAAVGLLAVVGVLFVALAFTANRLLRPVVHSPEKLLAYECGVDPVGEGWAHTQVRYYVYAFLYVIFAVDAIYLFPWATVFAAAGYGATTLVEMFVFIGFLAVGLLYAWKKGVLEWT
- a CDS encoding sensor histidine kinase, coding for MTEEAKSPSPYGAPMWRRVRHQLLNLPVGIAGFVFAVVLLSVGVGLAVTVVGLPLLAAGLVGCRWFGRLARGRARADLGSGIPEPGPMVVPRSGVAGWVIAALTDSLNWRSVIYCVLLLPWGVLGFALTLVLLVVGWPLLPWAMRALALVDRVLVESLVSPNALAERVRELEDDRGAVVDTAAADLRRIERDLHDGAQARLVALAMDLGLAKERLTEEVTPESMASAAKMVDAAHGEVKLALQELRDLARGIHPAVLTDRGLDAALSAVAARCTVPGGVKVHVELGPDGARPDSAVEGIAYFTVSELLTNVSKHSGARSATVDVWRHDDRLMLLVQDDGAGGATTRPGGGLAGLAERVGAVDGVFLVESPAGGPTSVTVELPWRTRATRA
- a CDS encoding S1C family serine protease gives rise to the protein MRPKKEPTRPLPAGPRPTGPKLWPAPVAALALALVGLLVTGCSSSTSSSSSSPSATTASATTASAGASGAPSAASSGSNQLQDDYQRVIANVLPSVVQITAGDSLGSGIVFDDKGDIVTNAHVVGTAQKFTVTLANSTTELEATLVGSYPESDLAVIKLSSPPSGLRPAVFGDSSKVEVGQITLAMGSPLGLSSSVTQGIVSATGRTVSEPQTAGSPGATIGNMVQTSAAINPGNSGGALANLASQVIGINTLAAVDQELNGSAAPGIGFAIPAATVTNIANQLIKDGKVTNSGRAALGVTARTYFNAEYQPAGAVLVSVTAGGPAASAGLQPGDVITKLGDTQITTLASLTTALASLTPGDKVTVTYQRSGATKTADITLGSL
- the galE gene encoding UDP-glucose 4-epimerase GalE; translated protein: MTWLITGGAGYIGGHVVRSLTGAGVPVVVLDDLSSGGRDRLPAGVPLEVGSTLDPAAVERVLSRYPVRGVLHIAAKKQPAESVAEPLRYYRENVEGMRTVLSAAVAAGVRRVLFSSSAAVYGMPHDVELVTESTPCAPLNPYGETKLAGEWLLAACARAYGISGVSLRYFNVAGTATAGLADRGAANLVPMVFQRLTEGRAPLVFGTDYPTPDGSCVRDYIHVADVASAHLAAVRHLDADPEPGALTLNVGRGEGVSVLEMLDVIARVTGRRFTPETAPRRPGDPAKVVASADRIRAEFGWSAEHDVESMVASAWQAWLHHNPRARTGH